In a genomic window of Accipiter gentilis chromosome 23, bAccGen1.1, whole genome shotgun sequence:
- the SLC6A8 gene encoding sodium- and chloride-dependent creatine transporter 1 has translation MPPVPADTAAPQPPAAPRRDDAAAAAAAAPAGSEGRGEAEGAEPPAAGEERAVTAPLVGPPGPPKAAAPERETWTRQMDFIMSCVGFAVGLGNVWRFPYLCYKNGGGVFLIPYLLIVFVGGIPVFFLEVALGQFMKQGGIAAWNIAPLFKGLGLASMVIVFFCNSYYIMILVWGLFYLVHSLTDTLPWATCGHAWNTEQCAELFHLELCRNGSTNTSASTGPFNLSCADLANKRSPVIEFWENKVLRLSGDLSEPGEMNWQMILCLVTTWVIVYFCIWKGVKSTGKIVYFTALFPYVVLILLLVHGVTLPGALGGIVYYLKPDWSKLAEAQVWIDAGTQIFFSYAIGLGALTALGSYNRFHNNCYRDAYILAVINSSTSFFAGFVVFSVLGFMASEQGVDISKVAESGPGLAFIAYPKAVTLMPLSPLWATLFFFMLLVLGLDSQFVGVEGFITGILDLFPQPGAGSLRRELTAALCCLVCCLIDLSMVTQGGMYVFQLFDNYSASGITLLWQAFWECVVIAWVYGADRFMDDVARMIGYRPLPFMKWCWAVVTPLVCVGIFVFHVVNYKPLTYNKTYVYPWWGDAIGWVLALSSMLCIPCTVLYKLLRCKGSLRERWQLLTTPIWGHHHLEYLTPEAEAKLLAPEPPKEKATLFETVI, from the exons ATGCCCCCCGTCCCCGCCGACACGGCCGCcccgcagccgcccgccgccccgcgacgcgacgacgccgccgccgccgccgccgctgcccccgcgGGCTCCG AGGGCCGCGGGGAGGCGGAGGGCGCGGAGCCCCCCGCGGCGGGCGAGGAGCGGGCGGTGACGGCACCGCTGGTGGGACCCCCCGGGCCCCCGAAAGCGGCCGCCCCCGAGCGGGAGACCTGGACCCGGCAGATGGATTTCATCATGTCCTGCGTGGGTTTCGCCGTGGGGTTGGGCAACGTCTGGCGCTTCCCCTACCTGTGCTACAAGAACGGCGGAG gcgTCTTCCTCATCCCCTACCTGCTCATCGTCTTCGTGGGCGGCATCCCCGTCTTCTTCCTGGAGGTGGCCCTGGGGCAGTTCATGAAGCAGGGGGGCATCGCCGCCTGGAACATCGCCCCCCTCTTCAAGG GTCTGGGCCTGGCCTCCATGGTGATTGTCTTCTTCTGCAACTCCTACTACATCATGATCCTGGTGTGGGGTCTCTTCTACCTGGTGCACTCGCTGACGGACACCCTGCCCTGGGCCACCTGCGGCCACGCTTGGAACACCGAGCAGTGCGCCGAGCTCTTCCACCTTGAGCTCTGCCGCAACGGCAGCACCAACACCAGCGCCAGCACTGGGCCCTTCAACCTCAGCTGCGCCGACCTGGCCAACAAGCGCTCGCCCGTCATTGAGTTTTGGGA GAACAAGGTGCTGCGGCTCTCGGGGGACCTCAGCGAGCCGGGGGAGATGAACTGGCAGATGATCCTCTGCTTGGTCACCACCTGGGTCATTGTCTACTTCTGCATCTGGAAGGGCGTCAAGTCGACCGGGAAG ATTGTCTACTTCACGGCACTCTTCCCCTACGTGGTCCTCATCCTGCTGCTGGTCCACGGAGTGACGCTGCCCGGGGCACTGGGTGGCATCGTCTACTACCTGAAACCCGACTGGTCCAAGCTGGCCGAGGCGCag GTGTGGATCGACGCCGGCACCCAGATCTTCTTCTCCTATGCCATCGGGCTGGGCGCCCTGACCGCGCTGGGCAGCTACAACCGCTTCCACAATAACTGCTACAG GGATGCCTACATCCTGGCCGTGATCAACAGCTCCACCAGCTTCTTTGCCGGCTTCGTCGTCTTCTCCGTGCTGGGCTTCATGGCCTCCGAGCAAGGCGTGGACATCTCCAAGGTGGCTGAGTCCG GCCCTGGGCTGGCTTTCATCGCCTACCCCAAAGCCGTGACGCTGATGCCCTTGTCCCCGCTCTGGGCCACGCTCTTCTTCTTCATGCTCCTCGTGCTGGGGCTGGACAGCCAG TTTGTCGGCGTGGAGGGTTTCATCACGGGCATCCTGGACCTGTTCCCCCAGCCGGGGGCTGGCTCGCTGCGCCGTGAGCTCACCGCTGCGCTCTGCTGCCTCGTCTGCTGCCTCATCgacctctccatggtcacgcag GGCGGCATGTACGTGTTCCAGCTCTTTGACAACTACTCGGCCAGTGGGATCACGCTGCTGTGGCAGGCTTTCTGGGAGTGTGTGGTCATTGCCTGGGTCTACG GCGCTGACCGCTTCATGGACGACGTGGCCCGCATGATCGGCTACCGGCCCCTGCCCTTCATGAAGTGGTGCTGGGCCGTGGTGACGCCGCTGGTCTGCGTG GGCATCTTTGTGTTCCATGTGGTGAACTACAAGCCACTGACCTACAACAAGACATACGTGTACCCGTGGTGGGGGGATGCCATCGGCTGGGTCCTGGCACTCTCCTCCATGCTCTGCATCCCCTGCACCGTCCTCTACAAGCTCCTGCGCTGCAAAGGCTCCTTGCGCGAG CGCTGGCAGCTCCTGACCACTCCGATCTGGGGCCACCACCACCTGGAGTACCTGACGCCCGAGGCAGAAGCCAAGCTGCTGGCCCCGGAGCCCCCCAAGGAGAAGGCGACGCTCTTCGAGACTGTGATCTGA